The following proteins come from a genomic window of Microbacterium sulfonylureivorans:
- a CDS encoding Ig-like domain-containing protein — protein MKRPFVVATTAALIIAIGAVGASPAAAAPPTDPWDGSAGGEVVSLTTDAVGLQLAGLGVAVSDASAGSAQTPRANSVSSNISADVAGLGLTVASNDQTAPPDAGGPETGSLAALSAPGLLDIGALTTTNEAHWDVDTACVTDGALSLASTQTAGLSLLPLLGGGVLDLGVSESQGETSLVQNVGLNHGVQSVATGTIESLSLLGGAITVDVDGETTLTATATGTSAGTVDYAPSAVTVNTPGGPVILDPGNPTAVVSIPLVADVTITLNDPTVSTTATSAAATSSLLTIDVSVLGVFPLPPVAEVSVDVLPLSASATAPTGGIDCPPAPPVILVPAEGATTDSTPVISGTSDPNAFVTVLVDGASVGGVAADGTGNWNLTSVPLAEGPHVATAIQTVAGTPSAPSVPVNFVVDATAPPAPVITAPADGSTTNDTTPDIVGTAEADSTVEVFIDGASVGTTTADGTGAWTFTPTTPLGDGEHTAVATATDAAGNTSGNSNTVAFTVDTGAPAAPIITAPADGSTVDDATPDIVGSSEANATVEVFIDGASVGTTAADGAGAWTLPLTTPLAEGPHTALATATDETGNTSLDSTPVTFTVDTATPAPPVITSPVQDEVTSDPTPPIVGIAEANTEVTVYIDGALVGTVPVDGAGAWSITPSTPLDDGAHTVTATAEDAAGNVSDGAVPVTFTVDTAAPLAPVITAPADGSRTNDTTPDIVGTAEANATVNVSIDGAPVGTTTASGTGSWTLTPTAPLAEGAHTASATATDAAGSTGPESNTVTFTIDLTAPAAPVITAPADGSTTNDSTPPIVGTAEANATVNVSIDGAPVGTADADGSGDWTFTPPTPLAQGPHTASATATDGAGNTGPVSNIVAFTVDSIAPAAPVITSPADGSSTADTTPPIVGTAEPGSTVTVSIDGAVVGTTPADGTGSWTLTPPTPLAEGEHTVTATATDALGNVGPASEEVVFTIDTTAPTPPVITSPPDGSVTSDTTPPIVGTAEAGATVTVMVDGVVIGTTIAGPAVASMIADGPTTFAAAIGSWTLVPTTPLSEGLHRATATATDAASNVSLESNTVAFTIDAVAPQPPVITSPGDGTTVTDPAPPITGTAEPGSEVEVSVDGRPIGTTTTDADGNWTLTPTTPLPDGEHEITATATDPAGNVSVPSDPVVITVDTGTGLPPTGGTAPLLPTLLGTLLIAAGAALFAVRRRRA, from the coding sequence ATGAAGCGTCCATTCGTTGTCGCGACGACAGCAGCACTCATCATCGCGATCGGAGCCGTGGGGGCCTCCCCGGCGGCGGCCGCGCCGCCGACCGACCCGTGGGACGGGTCCGCAGGAGGCGAGGTCGTCTCGCTCACGACCGACGCCGTCGGTCTCCAGCTCGCCGGTCTGGGCGTCGCGGTCAGCGACGCCTCCGCAGGGTCGGCTCAGACGCCCCGGGCCAACTCGGTGTCGAGCAACATCTCGGCCGATGTCGCCGGCCTCGGTCTGACGGTCGCGAGCAACGACCAGACCGCGCCGCCGGACGCCGGCGGGCCCGAGACCGGCTCACTCGCCGCGCTCAGCGCTCCCGGTCTCCTCGACATCGGAGCGCTGACCACGACCAATGAAGCGCACTGGGACGTCGACACCGCCTGCGTCACCGACGGCGCGCTGTCGCTCGCCTCGACCCAGACGGCCGGGCTGTCGCTGCTGCCCCTGCTCGGCGGGGGCGTGCTGGACCTCGGTGTCTCCGAGTCGCAGGGTGAGACGAGCCTCGTGCAGAACGTCGGGCTGAACCACGGTGTGCAGTCCGTCGCGACTGGCACCATCGAGAGCCTGAGCCTCCTCGGCGGCGCCATCACCGTCGATGTGGACGGTGAGACCACCCTCACGGCGACCGCGACGGGGACGTCCGCCGGCACCGTCGACTACGCGCCGTCGGCGGTGACGGTGAACACCCCGGGCGGGCCGGTGATCCTCGACCCGGGAAACCCCACCGCCGTGGTCAGCATCCCGCTCGTCGCGGATGTCACGATCACCCTCAACGACCCCACCGTCTCGACGACCGCGACGTCGGCGGCGGCGACCTCGTCGCTGCTCACGATCGACGTGTCGGTGCTCGGCGTCTTCCCGCTGCCTCCCGTCGCCGAGGTGTCGGTCGACGTCCTGCCGCTGAGCGCCTCGGCGACCGCCCCGACCGGCGGCATCGACTGCCCGCCGGCGCCGCCCGTCATCCTTGTCCCGGCCGAGGGCGCCACGACGGACTCCACGCCGGTCATCTCCGGCACGTCCGACCCGAACGCGTTCGTCACCGTGCTGGTCGACGGCGCCTCGGTCGGCGGCGTGGCAGCGGACGGCACCGGCAACTGGAACCTCACGTCGGTCCCCCTCGCGGAGGGTCCTCACGTCGCGACAGCGATCCAGACGGTGGCAGGCACGCCGTCCGCGCCGTCCGTCCCCGTCAACTTCGTCGTCGACGCGACCGCGCCCCCGGCTCCGGTGATCACCGCGCCCGCCGACGGATCGACGACGAACGACACCACACCCGACATCGTCGGCACGGCCGAGGCGGACTCGACGGTCGAGGTGTTCATCGACGGCGCGTCGGTCGGCACGACGACGGCCGACGGCACCGGGGCCTGGACCTTCACACCCACCACCCCGCTCGGCGACGGTGAGCACACCGCCGTCGCGACCGCGACCGACGCCGCGGGCAACACGAGCGGGAACTCCAACACGGTGGCCTTCACCGTCGACACCGGGGCGCCGGCGGCCCCGATCATCACGGCGCCGGCGGATGGCTCGACGGTCGACGACGCGACGCCTGACATCGTCGGCAGCTCCGAGGCGAACGCCACGGTCGAGGTCTTCATCGACGGCGCCTCGGTCGGCACGACGGCAGCCGACGGCGCGGGAGCGTGGACGCTCCCGCTCACGACGCCTCTCGCCGAAGGACCGCACACCGCGCTGGCGACCGCGACGGACGAGACCGGCAACACCAGCCTCGACTCGACCCCCGTGACGTTCACGGTCGACACGGCAACCCCGGCCCCGCCGGTCATCACGAGCCCCGTCCAGGACGAGGTGACCAGCGACCCGACCCCGCCCATCGTCGGCATCGCCGAAGCGAACACGGAGGTCACCGTCTACATCGACGGTGCCCTGGTCGGCACGGTGCCGGTCGACGGCGCCGGCGCGTGGAGCATCACCCCGTCGACCCCGCTCGACGACGGCGCCCACACCGTCACCGCGACGGCCGAGGACGCCGCGGGCAACGTCAGCGACGGCGCCGTCCCCGTCACCTTCACGGTCGACACGGCCGCTCCGCTCGCGCCGGTCATCACGGCGCCCGCCGACGGATCGCGGACGAACGACACCACGCCCGACATCGTCGGCACCGCGGAAGCGAACGCCACCGTCAACGTCAGCATCGACGGCGCCCCGGTCGGCACGACGACGGCGAGCGGCACGGGCTCGTGGACGCTCACGCCGACGGCCCCGCTCGCGGAGGGCGCCCACACGGCATCCGCCACCGCGACAGACGCGGCCGGCAGCACCGGCCCGGAGTCCAACACCGTGACCTTCACGATCGATCTCACCGCGCCCGCGGCCCCGGTGATCACCGCTCCCGCCGACGGCTCGACCACGAACGACTCCACGCCGCCGATCGTCGGCACCGCCGAAGCGAACGCCACCGTCAACGTGAGCATCGACGGCGCTCCTGTCGGCACGGCCGATGCCGACGGCTCGGGCGACTGGACGTTCACGCCGCCGACACCGCTCGCGCAGGGTCCGCACACGGCGTCCGCCACCGCGACCGACGGCGCCGGCAACACCGGTCCGGTCTCGAACATCGTCGCGTTCACGGTCGACTCGATCGCGCCGGCCGCGCCGGTCATCACGAGTCCGGCGGACGGCTCGAGCACGGCCGACACCACTCCGCCGATCGTCGGCACCGCCGAGCCCGGCTCGACCGTGACCGTCTCGATCGACGGTGCCGTGGTGGGCACGACGCCCGCCGACGGCACAGGCAGCTGGACGCTCACGCCCCCGACTCCGCTCGCCGAGGGGGAGCACACCGTCACGGCGACCGCCACCGACGCGCTCGGCAACGTGGGCCCCGCGTCCGAGGAGGTCGTCTTCACGATCGACACCACGGCGCCCACCCCGCCCGTGATCACCAGCCCGCCCGACGGATCGGTGACGAGCGACACGACCCCGCCGATCGTCGGCACCGCCGAGGCCGGCGCGACCGTGACGGTCATGGTCGACGGGGTCGTCATCGGCACGACGATCGCGGGTCCGGCGGTGGCGTCGATGATCGCAGACGGACCGACGACCTTCGCTGCGGCCATCGGCTCGTGGACGCTGGTTCCGACGACTCCGCTCTCCGAGGGCCTGCACCGGGCGACTGCGACGGCGACGGATGCCGCGTCCAACGTCAGTCTGGAGTCCAACACGGTCGCGTTCACGATCGACGCGGTGGCCCCGCAGCCGCCCGTGATCACGAGCCCCGGGGACGGGACGACCGTCACCGATCCGGCTCCGCCGATCACGGGAACGGCGGAGCCGGGATCAGAGGTGGAGGTGAGCGTGGACGGGCGGCCCATCGGCACGACGACCACCGACGCGGACGGCAACTGGACGCTGACCCCGACGACCCCGCTGCCCGACGGCGAGCACGAGATCACCGCGACGGCGACCGATCCCGCAGGCAACGTGAGCGTCCCGTCCGACCCGGTGGTGATCACCGTCGACACGGGGACGGGGCTGCCGCCGACCGGCGGCACGGCCCCGCTCCTGCCGACGCTTCTCGGAACGCTGCTGATCGCCGCAGGCGCGGCGCTCTTCGCGGTGCGTCGCCGACGGGCCTGA
- a CDS encoding glyoxalase: MRTIDSVTILTDDPAASDRFHEAAFGLGSRVRSREADAEAAGFRGFTLSAIVAQPADVHALYEDALAAGATSLKPVEKSLWGVGGVVQAPDGTIWQIATSAKQDIGPAMKSIESVVLLLGVDDVVESRKSYVERGAVVAKSFGRAYAEFDMPGSPITLGLNRRKALAKVAGVAPEGSGSHRVEINAAAESFTDRDGFVWAQAVA, encoded by the coding sequence ATGCGAACCATCGACTCCGTCACCATCCTGACCGACGATCCGGCGGCTTCCGACCGCTTCCACGAGGCCGCGTTCGGCCTCGGCTCTCGAGTGCGCTCCAGGGAAGCGGATGCCGAGGCCGCCGGATTCCGCGGCTTCACCCTCTCCGCGATCGTCGCCCAGCCGGCCGACGTCCACGCCCTCTACGAGGATGCGCTCGCCGCCGGCGCGACCTCGCTCAAGCCCGTCGAGAAGTCCCTGTGGGGCGTCGGCGGAGTGGTGCAGGCGCCGGACGGCACCATCTGGCAGATAGCCACGTCTGCCAAGCAGGACATCGGGCCCGCCATGAAGTCGATCGAGAGCGTCGTGCTGCTCCTCGGTGTCGACGATGTCGTGGAGAGCCGGAAGTCGTACGTCGAGCGCGGCGCGGTCGTGGCGAAGAGCTTCGGCCGCGCGTACGCCGAGTTCGACATGCCCGGGAGCCCGATCACGCTGGGGCTGAACCGCCGGAAGGCGCTGGCCAAGGTCGCCGGGGTCGCGCCGGAGGGCTCGGGATCGCACCGCGTCGAGATCAACGCCGCGGCGGAGTCGTTCACCGACCGCGACGGCTTCGTGTGGGCGCAGGCCGTGGCCTGA
- a CDS encoding DUF1697 domain-containing protein: MDSVAFLRNVNQGQRGQPATHDIVAAFERAGAHDVRPFQSNGTVLFTAVDPDAVAESARGHLALDCGIDTVVFVRPLTFVAQVVERHADASSFTRRELTLFDVDTLIADDRAAGAQAMRRRCAVVEHGAGWAVVENDADRQSNGTPTIEAALGTPATSRGLPTLLRLIDRHGL; encoded by the coding sequence ATGGACAGTGTCGCGTTTCTGCGGAACGTCAATCAGGGCCAGCGCGGGCAGCCCGCCACGCACGACATCGTCGCGGCATTCGAGCGTGCGGGAGCGCACGACGTCCGGCCCTTTCAGAGCAACGGCACCGTGCTGTTCACCGCGGTCGATCCCGACGCCGTCGCCGAATCGGCTCGCGGCCATCTCGCCCTCGACTGCGGCATCGACACCGTCGTCTTCGTGCGCCCGCTGACGTTCGTCGCGCAGGTGGTCGAGCGGCATGCGGATGCCTCGTCCTTCACCCGCCGGGAGCTCACGCTCTTCGACGTCGACACGCTCATCGCCGACGACCGCGCGGCCGGCGCGCAGGCGATGCGACGACGCTGCGCGGTCGTGGAGCACGGAGCGGGCTGGGCGGTCGTCGAGAACGACGCCGATCGGCAGAGCAACGGCACGCCCACCATCGAGGCCGCGCTGGGCACTCCGGCGACGTCGCGCGGCCTGCCCACCCTGCTGCGGCTGATCGATCGACACGGGCTCTAA
- the menC gene encoding o-succinylbenzoate synthase: MPIASPAASVALEGFELRVLHLPLVSPFTTSFGTETVREVIVVRALTDGPDGWGEIVTGAAPLYSSEYTQGAWDVALRFLAPALLDRGRLAPEEVADVLRPFVGHRMVKAGLELAVLDAALRAEGRALGEYFGAVHDRVPSGVSVGIQRDPAALVDAVGGYLDEGYVRIKIKIKPGRDVADTAAVRDAFGAIPLQVDANSAYTLADADTLAELDRFDLLLIEQPLQEDDLVDHATLARRLRTPVCLDESIVSVKAAADALALGSASIINIKAGRVGGYLEAVAIHDLCRDAGIPVWCGGMLETGIGRAANAALAALPGFTLPGDVSASSRFYTRDIVTEPAVLEDGHVRVPTGHGLGVDIDPIALDDVTVVRETITR, translated from the coding sequence ATGCCCATCGCCTCGCCCGCGGCATCCGTCGCCCTCGAGGGGTTCGAGCTGAGGGTGCTGCACCTGCCGCTCGTCTCCCCGTTCACCACCTCGTTCGGCACCGAGACGGTGCGCGAGGTCATCGTCGTGCGGGCGCTCACCGACGGCCCGGATGGCTGGGGCGAGATCGTCACCGGAGCTGCGCCGCTCTACTCGAGCGAGTACACGCAGGGCGCGTGGGACGTCGCACTGCGCTTCCTCGCGCCGGCGCTCCTCGACCGCGGCCGGCTCGCGCCCGAAGAGGTCGCCGATGTGCTCCGGCCGTTCGTCGGGCATCGGATGGTCAAGGCGGGGCTCGAGCTCGCCGTCCTCGACGCCGCTCTGCGCGCAGAGGGACGCGCCCTGGGCGAGTACTTCGGCGCGGTGCACGACCGGGTTCCCAGCGGGGTGTCCGTCGGCATCCAGCGCGATCCCGCCGCGCTCGTCGACGCGGTGGGCGGCTACCTCGACGAGGGATACGTGCGGATCAAGATCAAGATCAAGCCCGGCCGGGATGTCGCCGACACGGCCGCGGTGCGCGATGCGTTCGGAGCGATCCCGCTGCAGGTCGACGCCAACTCCGCGTACACGCTGGCAGACGCCGACACTCTCGCCGAGCTCGACCGCTTCGACCTGCTGCTCATCGAGCAGCCGCTCCAGGAGGACGACCTCGTCGACCACGCGACGCTCGCCCGGCGCCTGCGCACGCCGGTGTGCCTCGACGAGTCGATCGTGTCGGTCAAGGCCGCCGCCGACGCCCTCGCACTGGGCTCGGCATCCATCATCAACATCAAGGCCGGGCGCGTCGGCGGCTACCTCGAGGCGGTCGCGATCCACGATCTGTGCCGGGATGCCGGCATCCCGGTGTGGTGCGGCGGCATGCTCGAGACCGGCATCGGCAGGGCCGCGAACGCGGCGCTCGCCGCGCTGCCGGGATTCACGCTGCCGGGCGACGTGTCGGCGTCGAGCCGCTTCTACACGCGCGACATCGTGACCGAGCCCGCCGTGCTCGAAGACGGGCACGTGCGCGTGCCGACCGGACACGGGCTGGGCGTCGACATCGACCCGATCGCCCTCGACGACGTCACCGTCGTCCGAGAGACGATCACCCGATGA
- a CDS encoding cyclase family protein, translated as MPDYRAHFDFDIRFANGGGLSGAGFRLDLPSAELSEAEIGRLLVAHLGLALVDEVELRGVRVIEEPHRGSRGVATDAPPLVAGATRVVDLSHPIRAGLVTYPGLPAPTITPHLTREASRAKYAPGTEFAMDILTMIGNTGTYLDSPFHRYAAGPDLAGLDLSTLVGLRAEVFHLEDAWTPDRRGIRPETLADRDVRGSAVLLHTGWDRLFGTAEYGRGAPFLTGEGAQWLIDAGAALVGIDSLNIDDTESGGERPAHSLLLAAGVHVVEHLTNLGALPPRGARFTAAPPAVEGFGTFPVRAFAEIPS; from the coding sequence ATGCCCGATTACCGCGCCCACTTCGACTTCGACATCCGCTTCGCCAACGGGGGAGGGCTGTCGGGCGCGGGATTCCGCCTCGATCTGCCGTCGGCGGAGCTGTCCGAGGCGGAGATCGGACGGCTGCTCGTCGCCCACCTCGGCCTCGCGCTCGTCGACGAGGTCGAGCTGCGCGGCGTCCGCGTGATCGAAGAGCCGCACCGCGGCAGCCGCGGTGTGGCGACGGATGCTCCGCCCCTCGTCGCGGGCGCGACCCGCGTCGTCGACCTGAGTCACCCGATCCGCGCCGGTCTCGTGACGTACCCGGGCCTGCCCGCCCCGACGATCACGCCGCATCTCACGCGGGAGGCCTCACGCGCGAAGTACGCGCCGGGCACCGAGTTCGCCATGGACATCCTCACGATGATCGGCAACACGGGCACGTACCTCGACAGCCCCTTCCACCGCTATGCCGCCGGTCCAGACCTCGCCGGGCTCGATCTCTCCACGCTCGTCGGCCTGCGCGCCGAGGTCTTCCACCTCGAGGACGCGTGGACGCCCGACCGCCGAGGCATCCGTCCGGAGACGCTCGCCGACCGCGACGTGCGAGGTTCCGCCGTGCTGCTCCACACGGGATGGGACCGGCTGTTCGGCACGGCCGAGTACGGCCGCGGCGCGCCGTTCCTCACGGGGGAGGGAGCGCAGTGGCTGATCGACGCGGGCGCCGCGCTGGTGGGCATCGACTCGCTCAACATCGACGACACAGAGTCCGGCGGCGAGCGTCCTGCGCATTCGCTCCTCCTCGCAGCGGGCGTGCACGTCGTCGAGCACCTGACGAACCTCGGTGCGCTGCCGCCGCGCGGGGCCCGGTTCACGGCCGCCCCGCCCGCGGTCGAGGGGTTCGGCACGTTCCCCGTACGCGCCTTCGCCGAGATTCCTTCCTGA
- a CDS encoding GNAT family N-acetyltransferase: MPDTAAPPGIDIRPLDTVDDVHTASEVLAEVWGGDRGGMPPNLLRALGHSGNYAVGLYDGDRMVGASVAFFAAPAARSMHSHITGVLPHHQSKGLGRVLKQHQREWALARDVGHITWTFDPLVARNAHFNLRTLGTRVTEYLVNHYGAMDDGINRGDETDRIMVSWALAAPPVPTPGDDRVVASVAVPHDIEALRTSDPADAAAWRARVRDQMVGHLADGLVIGGFDDQRGYLLVRPA, from the coding sequence ATGCCCGACACCGCCGCCCCGCCCGGGATCGACATCCGCCCCCTCGACACCGTCGACGACGTCCACACCGCGTCCGAGGTGCTCGCCGAGGTGTGGGGCGGCGACCGGGGCGGAATGCCGCCGAATCTCCTCCGCGCGCTGGGGCACTCCGGCAACTACGCCGTGGGCCTGTACGACGGAGATCGGATGGTCGGGGCATCCGTCGCCTTCTTCGCCGCGCCCGCGGCGCGCTCGATGCACAGCCACATCACCGGCGTGCTGCCGCACCACCAGAGCAAGGGGCTCGGGCGCGTCCTCAAGCAGCACCAGCGGGAATGGGCGCTGGCCCGCGACGTCGGGCACATCACCTGGACGTTCGATCCGCTCGTCGCACGCAACGCCCACTTCAACCTGCGCACGCTCGGCACGCGCGTGACCGAGTACCTCGTGAACCACTACGGCGCGATGGACGACGGCATCAACCGCGGTGACGAGACCGACCGCATCATGGTGTCGTGGGCGCTCGCCGCTCCCCCCGTGCCCACACCCGGAGACGACCGGGTGGTCGCGTCCGTCGCCGTGCCTCACGACATCGAGGCCCTGCGCACGAGCGATCCGGCGGATGCCGCGGCCTGGCGCGCGCGCGTCCGCGACCAGATGGTCGGGCACCTCGCCGACGGCCTCGTGATCGGCGGGTTCGACGACCAGCGCGGGTACCTGCTCGTGCGGCCGGCGTGA
- a CDS encoding MFS transporter, protein MPRQGAIVAVLATAGLASSFMFTLMVPIQSKLPELLDASREDTAWVVTSTLLAAAVITPIAGRLGDMYGKRRILLVLVGVMIAGSIVAALSTGIIGIIVGRTLQGAIVGVVPLGISIMRDVLHEDRVDSAIAFMSATLGVGGALGLPISALVTERSDWHVLFWMAAGLGVIVFGLVLWIVPVSVLRTAGRFDYVGAAGLAVGLIGLLLAISRGNEWGWGSPPVLAFGLGGLVVLLVWGWYELRIDEPLLDLRVAARPAVLLTNIASVAMGFSLFASNVVYPQMLELPVATGAGFGLSLLAASLIVMPSGLVMMVLSPVAGRIAARTGPKLLLLLGAVSLIAAYGFTLLFSSEVWHILVANILIGAGIGFGYASMPMLIMRSVPQSETGASNGLNALFRSLGTSTAAAVIGAVLATYAIDFEGIPVPTTTGFTLSLILGGAAAIVALVVALFIPRHHSPRERHPSLPE, encoded by the coding sequence ATGCCTCGGCAGGGCGCCATCGTGGCGGTGCTCGCGACCGCCGGACTGGCCTCGTCGTTCATGTTCACGCTCATGGTGCCGATCCAGTCGAAGCTGCCCGAGCTCCTCGACGCGAGCCGCGAGGACACCGCCTGGGTGGTGACCTCTACGCTGCTCGCGGCCGCCGTGATCACGCCGATCGCGGGACGCCTCGGCGACATGTACGGCAAGCGCCGGATCCTTCTCGTGCTCGTGGGTGTCATGATCGCCGGGTCGATCGTGGCGGCCCTGTCGACGGGGATCATCGGGATCATCGTCGGGCGCACGCTGCAGGGCGCGATCGTCGGCGTCGTGCCCCTCGGCATCTCGATCATGCGCGACGTCCTGCACGAGGACCGAGTGGACTCCGCAATCGCCTTCATGAGCGCGACCCTCGGCGTCGGCGGCGCCCTCGGCCTGCCGATCAGCGCCCTCGTCACCGAGCGCAGCGACTGGCACGTGCTGTTCTGGATGGCCGCGGGCCTCGGCGTCATCGTGTTCGGCCTGGTCCTGTGGATCGTGCCGGTGAGCGTGCTGCGCACCGCCGGCCGGTTCGACTACGTCGGCGCGGCCGGATTGGCGGTGGGCCTGATCGGCCTGCTGCTCGCGATCTCGCGAGGAAACGAATGGGGCTGGGGGTCGCCGCCTGTGCTCGCCTTCGGGCTCGGCGGGCTCGTGGTGCTGCTGGTGTGGGGATGGTACGAGCTGCGGATCGACGAGCCGCTCCTCGATCTCCGCGTCGCCGCGCGTCCCGCCGTCTTGCTGACCAACATCGCATCGGTGGCGATGGGCTTCTCGCTGTTCGCCTCGAACGTCGTCTACCCCCAGATGCTCGAGCTGCCGGTCGCCACCGGTGCGGGCTTCGGGCTGTCGCTCCTCGCCGCAAGCCTCATCGTGATGCCCTCGGGGCTCGTGATGATGGTGCTCTCCCCCGTCGCCGGGCGCATCGCCGCCCGGACGGGTCCGAAGCTGCTGCTCCTCCTGGGCGCCGTCTCGCTGATCGCCGCGTACGGCTTCACGCTGCTCTTCTCGTCCGAGGTCTGGCACATCCTCGTCGCGAACATCCTCATCGGCGCGGGCATCGGCTTCGGCTACGCCTCGATGCCGATGCTCATCATGCGCTCGGTGCCGCAGAGCGAGACAGGCGCATCGAACGGCCTCAATGCGCTCTTCCGATCGCTCGGCACCAGCACCGCGGCCGCTGTCATCGGCGCCGTCCTGGCCACCTACGCGATCGACTTCGAAGGCATCCCGGTGCCCACCACGACCGGCTTCACGCTGTCGCTGATCCTCGGCGGCGCGGCCGCGATCGTCGCCCTGGTCGTCGCCCTGTTCATCCCTCGGCACCACTCACCGCGGGAGCGGCATCCGTCCCTGCCGGAATGA